One window of Pectobacterium carotovorum genomic DNA carries:
- the glgP gene encoding glycogen phosphorylase — MNSPFIYTSPTLSVEALKHSIAYKLMFSVGKDPSIANKHDWLNATLLAVRDRMVERWLRSNRAQLSQDVRQVYYLSMEFLLGRTLSNALLAMGLYDDLKAALDGMGLELDDLLQEENDPGLGNGGLGRLAACFLDSLATMALPGRGYGIRYEYGMFKQNIVNGKQAESPDYWLEYGNAWEFPRHSTRYKVRFGGRIQQEGSKMRWLETEEVIACAYDQIIPGFDTDATNTLRLWGAQASNEINLGKFNQGDYFAAVEDKNHSENVSRVLYPDDSTYSGRELRLRQEYFLVSATVQDILSRHWMMHKTYANLAEKFAIHLNDTHPVLAIPELMRLLIDEHKFKWIEAWTVVRKVFSYTNHTLMQEALETWPVDMLGKILPRHLQLIFEINEHFLEYVQKEVPDDNELLARVSIIDENNGRKVRMAWLAVVASHKVNGVSELHSDLMVQSLFADFARLFPNRFCNKTNGVTPRRWLALANPSLSKLLDDTIGQTWRTDLSQLSELKQHIDYPAFVQKISKVKLKNKVRLANYMAENLNIVVNPESLFDVQIKRIHEYKRQLLNVLHVMTLYNRIKDDPEVERVPRVVIFAGKAASAYYMAKHIINLINDVAKVVNNDPTLHDRLKVVFIPNYSVSLAQLIIPAADLSEQISLAGTEASGTSNMKFALNGALTIGTLDGANVEMLEHIGEENMFIFGNTADQVEALRQNGYNPRQYYDQDEELHRVLTQITTGVFNPDDSRRYSDLFDSLVNFGDYYQLLADYRSYVDTQDRVDELYQNKDEWARCAVQNIANMGYFSSDRTIGEYAKDIWNIKPIRL, encoded by the coding sequence ATGAACTCGCCGTTTATCTATACTTCACCAACGCTCAGTGTGGAAGCGCTGAAACACTCCATTGCTTACAAGCTCATGTTTAGCGTAGGGAAAGATCCCTCCATTGCGAATAAACATGACTGGCTGAACGCCACGCTGCTGGCCGTGCGTGACCGGATGGTGGAACGCTGGCTGCGTTCGAATCGGGCACAGCTTTCGCAAGATGTGCGGCAGGTCTATTACCTGTCGATGGAATTTTTGCTGGGGCGGACGTTGTCGAACGCACTGCTGGCGATGGGATTGTATGACGATCTGAAGGCCGCGCTGGATGGTATGGGGCTGGAACTGGACGATCTGCTACAGGAAGAAAACGATCCCGGCTTAGGGAATGGCGGCCTGGGGCGTCTGGCTGCCTGCTTCCTGGATTCGCTGGCGACGATGGCGCTGCCGGGGCGCGGCTACGGTATTCGCTACGAATACGGCATGTTTAAACAAAATATTGTTAACGGCAAGCAGGCGGAATCGCCGGACTACTGGCTGGAATACGGTAATGCGTGGGAATTCCCCCGTCATAGCACGCGTTACAAAGTGCGCTTCGGCGGCCGAATCCAGCAGGAAGGCAGCAAAATGCGCTGGCTGGAAACGGAAGAAGTTATTGCCTGTGCCTACGACCAAATCATTCCCGGTTTTGATACGGATGCCACCAATACACTGCGTCTGTGGGGCGCGCAGGCCAGTAACGAAATCAATCTGGGTAAATTCAATCAGGGCGACTATTTTGCGGCGGTGGAAGATAAAAACCACTCGGAAAACGTGTCGCGTGTGCTGTATCCCGATGATTCCACCTATTCAGGCCGCGAGCTGCGTCTGCGTCAGGAATACTTCCTGGTTTCCGCTACAGTGCAGGACATTCTGAGCCGCCACTGGATGATGCATAAGACCTACGCCAATTTGGCGGAGAAGTTCGCCATCCACCTGAACGATACGCATCCGGTGCTGGCCATCCCTGAGCTGATGCGTTTGCTGATTGATGAGCATAAATTCAAATGGATAGAGGCGTGGACCGTGGTGAGGAAAGTCTTCTCCTATACCAACCACACGCTGATGCAGGAAGCGCTGGAAACCTGGCCGGTTGATATGCTGGGTAAAATTCTGCCGCGCCATCTGCAATTGATTTTCGAAATTAACGAACATTTTCTGGAGTACGTCCAGAAAGAAGTCCCTGATGACAACGAGCTGCTGGCGCGAGTCTCCATCATTGATGAAAACAACGGGCGTAAAGTGCGGATGGCGTGGCTGGCCGTGGTCGCCAGCCATAAGGTGAACGGCGTATCGGAGCTGCATTCGGATCTGATGGTGCAGTCCCTGTTTGCCGACTTTGCCCGACTTTTCCCCAACCGCTTCTGTAATAAAACCAATGGTGTGACGCCGCGACGCTGGCTGGCGCTGGCCAACCCGTCGCTTTCCAAGCTTCTGGATGACACCATTGGGCAGACTTGGCGCACCGATCTGAGCCAGTTGAGCGAACTGAAACAGCACATCGATTATCCGGCATTTGTGCAGAAAATCAGCAAGGTGAAGCTGAAGAATAAAGTGCGTTTAGCGAACTATATGGCGGAAAACCTGAATATTGTGGTTAACCCGGAATCGCTGTTTGATGTGCAGATCAAGCGTATTCACGAATATAAGCGCCAACTGCTGAACGTGTTGCACGTCATGACACTCTATAACCGCATTAAGGATGACCCCGAGGTCGAGCGTGTGCCGCGTGTCGTCATTTTTGCGGGCAAGGCGGCGTCAGCTTATTACATGGCGAAGCACATTATTAACTTGATCAACGACGTCGCGAAGGTGGTCAACAACGATCCGACCCTGCACGATCGGCTGAAAGTGGTCTTCATCCCGAACTACAGCGTGAGTCTGGCGCAGCTGATCATCCCAGCAGCGGATCTCTCTGAACAGATCTCGCTGGCGGGAACGGAAGCATCCGGGACCAGTAATATGAAATTTGCGCTGAACGGCGCACTGACGATCGGCACGCTGGATGGGGCGAATGTCGAAATGCTGGAACATATTGGCGAAGAGAATATGTTTATCTTCGGCAACACGGCCGATCAGGTCGAAGCGCTACGGCAGAACGGTTACAACCCACGGCAATATTACGATCAGGACGAAGAATTACACCGCGTGCTGACGCAAATCACCACGGGCGTTTTCAACCCTGACGATAGCCGACGCTACAGCGATCTGTTTGATTCACTGGTGAATTTTGGTGATTACTACCAGTTACTGGCAGACTATCGCAGCTATGTGGATACGCAGGATCGGGTGGATGAGCTGTATCAGAACAAGGACGAATGGGCGCGCTGTGCCGTCCAGAATATTGCCAACATGGGCTATTTCTCGTCTGACCGTACCATTGGCGAATACGCAAAAGACATCTGGAATATCAAACCGATACGGTTGTGA
- the glgA gene encoding glycogen synthase GlgA, whose translation MRVLHVCSELFPLLKTGGLADVAGALPGAQIAAGMDARVILPAFPDLKKGIANLEVVRELDTFAGHVTLLFGHFNGVGIYLIDVPELYERAGSPYHDPALYAYADNYLRFALLGWMGCEMACGLDHYWRPDVVHAHDWHAGLTCAYLAARNRPAKSVFTVHNLAYQGLFDARHMPDIHLPSDFFQVYGLEFYGQISYLKAGLYYADHITTVSPTYAHEITLPAYGYGMEGLLKTREEEGRLSGILNGVDETIWNPAHDPLLTSHYTRDALADKAANKRHLQTAMGLKVDDKAPVFAIVSRLTSQKGLDIALSAVPDLLEQGGQLVVLGAGDADLQEGFLAAAAEYHGQVGVQIGYHESFSHRIIGGADVIMVPSRFEPCGLTQLYGLKYGTLPLVRRTGGLADTVADCSLENLADGLASGFVFNNCSVGSLSRAIRRVFVLWSRPTLWRYVQRQAMAMDFGWQVSAQAYGALYQRLYTH comes from the coding sequence ATGCGGGTCTTACATGTTTGTTCAGAGCTATTTCCACTATTGAAAACCGGTGGACTGGCTGATGTGGCTGGTGCGTTGCCCGGCGCGCAGATTGCGGCGGGGATGGATGCCCGTGTCATCCTGCCTGCCTTCCCCGATCTGAAAAAAGGCATCGCTAACCTAGAGGTCGTGCGTGAGCTGGATACCTTCGCGGGGCATGTCACGTTGCTGTTCGGCCATTTTAACGGCGTCGGTATTTATTTGATTGATGTGCCTGAGCTGTATGAACGCGCGGGCAGCCCTTATCACGACCCGGCGCTTTATGCTTATGCCGACAACTACCTGCGGTTTGCGCTGCTGGGGTGGATGGGATGTGAAATGGCATGCGGTTTGGATCACTATTGGCGACCTGATGTTGTCCATGCTCATGACTGGCACGCGGGGTTGACCTGTGCCTATCTGGCGGCGCGCAACCGTCCGGCGAAATCGGTCTTTACCGTTCACAACCTGGCCTATCAGGGGCTGTTTGATGCCCGGCATATGCCCGATATCCATCTACCGAGCGATTTCTTTCAGGTGTACGGGCTGGAGTTTTACGGTCAGATTTCCTACCTCAAGGCGGGATTGTACTACGCTGACCATATTACGACCGTGAGCCCAACCTACGCGCACGAGATTACGCTGCCAGCTTATGGGTACGGCATGGAGGGCTTGCTGAAAACGCGTGAAGAAGAAGGACGGCTGTCCGGTATTCTCAATGGCGTAGACGAAACGATTTGGAATCCAGCGCACGATCCTTTACTCACCAGCCATTACACCCGAGATGCTTTAGCGGACAAAGCCGCAAACAAGCGGCATCTGCAAACGGCGATGGGCCTGAAGGTTGACGACAAGGCACCGGTTTTTGCCATCGTCAGTCGCCTGACCAGCCAGAAAGGGCTCGATATCGCGCTAAGCGCGGTGCCGGACCTGCTGGAACAGGGCGGGCAACTGGTGGTGCTGGGCGCAGGAGATGCCGATTTGCAGGAGGGCTTTCTGGCGGCGGCGGCAGAATATCACGGTCAGGTTGGCGTACAGATTGGCTATCATGAGTCCTTCTCGCACCGCATTATTGGCGGCGCGGATGTCATCATGGTGCCAAGCCGATTTGAGCCTTGTGGGTTAACACAGCTCTACGGCCTGAAATATGGCACGTTGCCGCTGGTGCGCCGAACCGGCGGGCTGGCGGATACAGTCGCTGACTGTTCTCTGGAGAATCTGGCGGATGGGCTGGCAAGCGGGTTCGTCTTTAACAATTGCAGTGTGGGATCGCTATCCCGCGCGATTCGTCGTGTGTTTGTGTTGTGGTCCCGACCCACGCTATGGCGCTATGTGCAGCGTCAGGCGATGGCGATGGATTTTGGTTGGCAGGTTTCTGCTCAGGCTTATGGTGCGCTATATCAACGCTTGTATACCCACTAG
- the glgC gene encoding glucose-1-phosphate adenylyltransferase, whose amino-acid sequence MVNNDKHDPLMLARQLPLKSVALILAGGRGTRLKGLTALRAKPAVHFGGKFRIIDFALSNCLNSGIRRIGVITQYQSHTLVQHIQRGWSFLNAEMNEFVDLLPAQQRHSTDHWYRGTADAVCQNLDIIRRYRAEYVVILAGDHIYKMDYSRMLIDHVEKGAECTVACLPVPIEEASAFGVMSVDKQHRILDFAEKPDNPTPMPDNPDMALASMGIYVFNADYLYQLLEADRNATDSAHDFGQDLIPKIVSQRLAWAHPFTLSCVTSGEDENQYWRDVGTLEAYWRANLDLASVTPELDVYDRHWPIRSAIESLPPAKFVQDRSGSHGMTMNSLVSGGCIVSGSVVTHSVLFPRVRVNSFCSIDSTVILPDVNVGRSCRLRRCVIDRACHLPEGMVIGENAEEDSRRFYRSEEGIVLVTRSMLEKL is encoded by the coding sequence ATGGTGAATAACGACAAGCATGACCCTCTGATGTTGGCAAGACAGCTCCCTTTGAAATCCGTGGCATTAATTTTGGCCGGAGGCCGTGGAACGCGACTGAAAGGGCTGACGGCATTGCGTGCCAAGCCCGCCGTCCATTTTGGCGGCAAATTTCGCATCATTGATTTCGCGCTCTCTAACTGCCTGAATTCCGGTATCCGCCGTATTGGCGTGATTACGCAATATCAGTCGCATACGCTGGTGCAGCACATTCAGCGCGGCTGGTCATTTCTGAATGCGGAAATGAACGAATTTGTCGATTTGCTTCCTGCGCAGCAGCGCCATTCTACCGATCACTGGTATCGGGGAACGGCGGACGCGGTTTGTCAGAATCTCGACATTATTCGGCGCTACCGTGCGGAGTATGTGGTGATCCTCGCGGGCGATCACATCTACAAAATGGACTACTCACGTATGCTGATCGATCACGTGGAGAAGGGCGCGGAATGTACCGTCGCCTGCCTGCCCGTGCCGATAGAAGAGGCCAGCGCCTTTGGCGTCATGAGCGTGGACAAACAGCATCGCATCCTCGATTTTGCTGAAAAACCGGATAACCCGACGCCGATGCCGGATAACCCCGATATGGCGCTCGCGAGCATGGGGATCTATGTTTTTAATGCGGACTATCTTTATCAATTACTGGAAGCGGATCGTAACGCGACGGACTCTGCCCACGACTTTGGGCAGGATTTGATCCCGAAGATTGTCTCGCAGCGTCTGGCCTGGGCGCATCCTTTTACGCTGTCGTGCGTCACGTCGGGCGAAGATGAAAACCAGTATTGGCGGGATGTCGGCACGCTGGAAGCCTACTGGCGTGCCAATCTCGATTTGGCGTCAGTGACGCCGGAGCTGGATGTGTACGATCGGCACTGGCCGATTCGTTCCGCGATTGAATCGCTGCCGCCCGCCAAATTTGTTCAGGACCGTTCCGGCAGTCACGGCATGACGATGAACTCGCTGGTGTCCGGGGGCTGCATCGTCTCCGGTTCTGTTGTCACGCATTCGGTGCTGTTCCCGCGCGTGCGGGTGAATTCGTTTTGCAGTATCGATTCGACGGTGATCCTGCCGGACGTCAACGTGGGGCGCTCCTGTCGTTTACGCCGTTGTGTGATCGATCGCGCCTGCCACTTGCCGGAAGGCATGGTGATTGGTGAAAACGCGGAAGAGGATAGCCGCCGTTTTTACCGTTCGGAAGAGGGGATCGTGCTGGTCACACGATCAATGTTGGAAAAGCTGTAA
- the glgX gene encoding glycogen debranching protein GlgX, translated as MAELQTGKPTPLGASFDGQGVNFALFSADAERVELCVFDERQQEQRIELTARSGDIWHGYLPDAQPGLRYGFRVDGPFEPSLGLRFNPHKLLLDPCARQLDGWVVDDACLQGGIDQRDERDSAAIMAKCVVTAEDYDWQDDQHPQTPWNQTVIYEAHVRGLTQLHPDIPEDIRGSYAALGHPVMIDYLTSLGVTALELLPVQQHADEPRLQQLGLRNYWGYNVLLPFAVDNSLAAGDDALNEFRDAVKALHHAGIEVILDVVFNHSAELDVEGPTLCQRGIDNRSYYWLGDNGEYHNWTGCGNVLRLNHPAVIDWVMDCLRFWREVCHVDGFRFDLATVLGRTPDFTAAAPLLSAMKNDSRLQGCKLIAEPWDIGHGGYQLGQFPTPFAEWSDRYRDDMRRFWLHGDISLGAFARRFAASSDIFQQRDRLPYASINKLTAHDGFTLRDLVSFNHKHNDANGEGNRDGTGSNFSNNHGTEGLEADDDILQRRLASQKALLTTLILSQGTPMLLAGDELGHSQQGNNNAYCQDNELTWLHWENANSALREFVAGLIQLRRTIPALQQETWWQEGDGAVQWLNREGQPLTPQQWEQGEHQLQILLSGRWLVLFNASLHAGAFILPEGHWQVSPPFDETNPPEGGIWHGQAQAVGVLIKQTA; from the coding sequence ATGGCGGAATTGCAGACGGGCAAGCCGACGCCGCTGGGGGCCAGTTTTGATGGGCAGGGCGTGAATTTCGCCCTGTTTTCGGCGGATGCTGAGCGGGTCGAGCTGTGCGTGTTTGATGAACGTCAGCAGGAACAGCGTATTGAGCTGACGGCACGCAGCGGCGATATCTGGCATGGCTATCTCCCCGATGCGCAGCCGGGGCTACGCTACGGTTTCCGAGTCGATGGGCCGTTCGAGCCTTCTCTGGGTTTGCGTTTCAATCCGCATAAGCTGCTGTTGGATCCGTGCGCACGTCAGCTTGATGGCTGGGTGGTGGATGACGCTTGCCTGCAAGGCGGGATTGACCAACGAGATGAGCGCGATAGCGCTGCCATCATGGCGAAGTGCGTGGTTACGGCTGAGGATTACGACTGGCAGGATGACCAGCATCCGCAAACGCCCTGGAATCAGACGGTGATCTATGAGGCGCACGTTCGCGGGCTGACGCAGTTGCACCCTGATATTCCCGAAGACATTCGCGGTAGCTATGCGGCGTTAGGCCATCCGGTGATGATTGACTATCTGACGTCGCTGGGCGTGACGGCGCTGGAGTTGCTCCCGGTGCAGCAGCATGCCGATGAACCCCGACTTCAACAGTTGGGGCTGCGTAACTACTGGGGCTATAACGTGCTGCTGCCGTTTGCCGTCGATAACAGCCTGGCGGCGGGTGACGACGCGCTGAATGAATTTCGGGATGCGGTGAAAGCGCTGCATCACGCGGGTATCGAAGTCATTCTGGATGTGGTGTTCAACCACAGCGCCGAGCTGGACGTCGAAGGGCCTACGCTGTGCCAGCGCGGCATCGACAACCGCAGTTATTACTGGCTGGGTGACAACGGCGAATACCATAACTGGACCGGCTGCGGCAATGTGCTGCGCCTGAATCATCCGGCGGTAATTGATTGGGTGATGGACTGCCTGCGCTTCTGGCGCGAGGTGTGCCACGTTGACGGTTTCCGCTTCGATCTGGCAACGGTGCTGGGGCGTACCCCGGATTTTACCGCCGCCGCGCCGCTGCTGTCCGCCATGAAAAATGATAGCCGCTTGCAGGGCTGCAAGCTGATCGCCGAACCGTGGGACATCGGGCATGGCGGTTATCAGCTCGGTCAGTTCCCAACACCGTTTGCCGAGTGGAGTGACCGCTACCGTGACGACATGCGCCGCTTTTGGCTGCATGGTGATATTTCTCTCGGCGCATTTGCCCGCCGCTTTGCCGCCTCCAGCGACATCTTCCAGCAGCGCGACCGCCTACCTTACGCCTCTATCAATAAACTGACCGCCCATGACGGCTTTACGCTGCGCGATCTGGTGAGTTTCAACCACAAGCACAACGATGCCAACGGCGAGGGCAACCGTGACGGCACAGGCAGCAATTTCAGCAATAACCACGGCACGGAAGGACTGGAAGCGGACGACGACATCCTTCAACGCCGACTGGCCAGCCAGAAGGCGCTGCTGACGACGCTGATTCTGTCGCAGGGAACGCCAATGCTGCTGGCAGGTGATGAACTGGGACACAGCCAGCAGGGCAACAACAACGCCTACTGTCAGGATAACGAATTGACCTGGCTACACTGGGAAAACGCGAATAGCGCACTGCGCGAATTTGTCGCCGGATTGATCCAGTTACGCCGCACGATTCCGGCATTACAGCAGGAAACGTGGTGGCAAGAAGGGGATGGTGCGGTGCAGTGGTTGAACCGAGAAGGACAGCCTTTGACGCCGCAACAGTGGGAGCAGGGGGAGCATCAGCTACAGATTTTACTTTCCGGTCGTTGGCTCGTGTTGTTTAACGCCAGCCTGCATGCCGGTGCGTTCATTTTGCCAGAAGGCCACTGGCAGGTTTCACCGCCGTTTGATGAGACGAATCCGCCTGAGGGTGGAATTTGGCACGGACAAGCGCAGGCGGTAGGCGTCTTGATAAAACAGACCGCCTAA
- the glgB gene encoding 1,4-alpha-glucan branching enzyme produces MSAFSEAINSLISGHYADPFSLLGMHHSSKGLEVRALLPDAQAVWVVDASNGRKIVELDRVDERGFFCGLVPRRKQAFHYQLAVTWGEETWVIEDPYRFGPLLQDMDIWLLAEGTHLRPYERLGAHLETLDGVEGTRFAVWAPNAQRVSVVGQFNFWDGRRHPMRLRQENGIWELFLPDVKAGQLYKYEMIDSHGSVRLKADPYAFEAQMRPDTASLITPLPEKVPTSDARREANGLRSPISIYEVHLGSWRRHTDNNFWLSYQELANQLIDYVQYMGFTHVELMPINEHPFDGSWGYQPLGLYAPTRRFGTASEFRAFVDALHDAGINVLLDWVPGHFPGDEYGLAQFDGTALYEYADPREGYHQDWNTLIYNYGRHEVRNYLAGNTLFWMERYGIDGLRVDAVASMIYRDYSRSEGEWVPNHYGGKENLEAIAFLRYTNHMLGHAAPAAITLAEESTDYPGVTLPPDCNGLGFHYKWNMGWMHDTLAYMQLDPVHRKYHHDLLTFGMLYAYSENFVLPLSHDEVVHGKHSLLDRMPGDVWQKFANLRAYYGFMWAYPGKKLLFMGGEFAQGREWNHDASLDWHLLDEPEGWHRGVQTLVRDLNHYYRQQPSLYQLDFQPQGFEWLVVDDRENSVFAFVRRDEQGNEVLVVSNFTPVPRYGYRIGINQPGGWREAINTDSVHYNGSDVGNVGTIYSEEHASHQRQHSLVLTIPPLATLYLVKEA; encoded by the coding sequence ATGTCAGCGTTTTCTGAGGCGATTAATTCACTTATTTCTGGGCACTATGCCGACCCATTTTCGCTGTTAGGTATGCATCATTCCTCCAAAGGTCTTGAAGTTCGGGCACTGCTGCCAGATGCGCAGGCAGTCTGGGTTGTGGATGCCAGCAATGGACGAAAAATCGTCGAGCTGGATCGTGTAGACGAACGCGGTTTTTTTTGTGGCCTGGTGCCACGTCGGAAGCAGGCTTTTCACTATCAATTAGCCGTGACCTGGGGTGAAGAAACCTGGGTCATTGAAGATCCTTACCGTTTTGGCCCGCTGTTGCAGGATATGGATATTTGGCTTTTGGCTGAAGGCACCCACCTGCGCCCTTACGAGCGACTGGGCGCACATCTGGAAACGCTGGACGGGGTCGAAGGCACGCGCTTTGCCGTCTGGGCACCGAATGCGCAGCGCGTTTCAGTGGTGGGGCAGTTCAACTTCTGGGACGGTCGACGTCACCCGATGCGGTTGCGACAGGAAAACGGCATTTGGGAACTGTTTCTGCCCGATGTGAAAGCGGGACAGCTCTACAAATATGAAATGATCGACAGCCACGGCAGCGTCCGACTGAAGGCCGATCCGTATGCGTTTGAAGCGCAGATGCGCCCGGATACCGCGTCGCTGATTACACCGCTGCCTGAGAAAGTCCCGACCAGCGACGCCCGGCGTGAGGCGAATGGGCTGCGTTCACCGATCTCCATTTATGAAGTTCACCTGGGTTCCTGGCGGCGGCATACGGATAACAATTTCTGGCTGAGCTATCAGGAATTGGCGAATCAGCTGATTGATTATGTTCAGTACATGGGCTTCACACACGTTGAGCTGATGCCGATTAACGAACATCCGTTCGATGGCAGCTGGGGTTATCAACCGCTGGGGCTGTATGCGCCAACCCGCCGTTTCGGCACGGCGTCGGAGTTCAGAGCCTTTGTTGATGCGCTCCATGACGCGGGCATCAACGTCCTGCTGGACTGGGTGCCGGGGCATTTTCCCGGCGACGAATACGGTTTGGCACAGTTTGACGGCACCGCGCTGTATGAATACGCCGATCCGCGCGAAGGCTATCATCAGGACTGGAACACGCTGATTTATAACTATGGCCGCCATGAGGTGCGTAACTATCTGGCGGGTAATACGCTGTTCTGGATGGAGCGCTATGGCATCGATGGGCTGCGGGTAGACGCCGTGGCGTCCATGATTTACCGCGACTACAGTCGTAGCGAAGGCGAATGGGTGCCGAACCATTATGGTGGTAAAGAGAATCTCGAAGCTATCGCGTTTCTGCGCTACACCAACCACATGCTGGGTCATGCCGCACCGGCGGCGATCACGCTTGCTGAAGAGTCCACCGATTATCCGGGCGTCACGCTGCCGCCGGACTGCAACGGCTTAGGGTTTCACTACAAGTGGAACATGGGCTGGATGCACGACACGCTGGCCTACATGCAACTCGATCCGGTTCACCGCAAATACCATCACGATTTGCTGACATTCGGCATGTTGTACGCCTATAGCGAGAACTTCGTGCTGCCGCTGTCTCACGATGAAGTGGTGCACGGCAAGCACTCGCTGCTGGATCGCATGCCCGGCGATGTCTGGCAGAAGTTTGCCAATTTACGTGCTTATTACGGCTTTATGTGGGCGTATCCCGGCAAGAAGCTGCTGTTTATGGGCGGCGAATTTGCGCAAGGGCGTGAGTGGAACCACGATGCCAGTCTGGACTGGCATCTGTTGGATGAACCGGAAGGCTGGCACCGTGGCGTGCAGACACTGGTGCGCGATCTCAACCACTACTATCGCCAGCAGCCGTCGCTGTATCAGCTGGATTTTCAGCCGCAGGGCTTTGAGTGGCTGGTGGTGGACGACCGGGAAAACTCGGTCTTTGCCTTTGTCCGGCGTGATGAGCAAGGCAATGAAGTGCTGGTCGTCAGCAACTTTACGCCGGTTCCGCGCTATGGATACCGGATTGGCATCAACCAGCCTGGCGGCTGGCGAGAAGCGATCAACACAGATTCTGTCCACTACAACGGTAGCGATGTGGGCAATGTCGGGACGATTTACAGCGAAGAGCACGCCAGCCACCAGCGCCAGCATTCTCTGGTGCTGACCATTCCGCCGCTTGCCACGCTGTACTTGGTGAAGGAGGCGTAA
- a CDS encoding sensor histidine kinase: MVSQIDLILSLLQQMCVYLVIAYLLSKTPLFIPLMQVTIRLPHKLVCYLVFSVFCIMGTYFGLHIDDSIANTRATGAVLGGMLGGPSVGFLVGLTGGLHRYSMGGMTALACMLSTIAEGLLGGLLHRYLARRNRIDLLFQPLVVGLTALVAEILQMAIILLVARPFDNAVELVRDIALPMMITNTIGAAMFMRILLDRRAIFEKYTSAFSAKALQIAARAEGALRQGFNPQNSMRVARILYEELGVGAVAITDRDKLLAFIGLGDDHHNVGAPITSSHTRRAIDNNQVVYADGNEVSYTCSVSSHCKLGSTLVIPLRGEDQRVVGTIKLYEPKNKLFSSINRTLGEGIAHLLSAQILTGRFEQQKQLLAQSEIKLLHAQVNPHFLFNALNTLSAVIRRDPAHARQLVLSLSTFFRKNLKRSNDEVSLNDELEHVNAYLEIEKARFADHLTVDISLPEALREARLPAFSLQPIVENAIKHGISQMIENGHIHISGHLHANTLELSVEDNAGTYQPRSGGDGLGMNLVDRRIKARYGNRYGITVVSEADKFTRVEVRVPLISPRQALEQLDSVA; encoded by the coding sequence ATGGTTAGCCAGATTGATCTGATTCTTTCCCTTTTACAGCAGATGTGTGTGTATCTGGTTATCGCTTATTTGCTCAGTAAAACACCGCTTTTTATCCCGCTGATGCAGGTCACCATCCGCCTGCCGCACAAGTTGGTCTGCTATCTGGTTTTTTCCGTGTTTTGCATTATGGGAACCTATTTCGGCCTGCATATAGACGATTCTATTGCCAATACCCGCGCGACGGGCGCCGTGCTCGGCGGCATGCTGGGCGGCCCTTCCGTCGGTTTTCTCGTCGGATTAACGGGCGGATTACACCGTTATTCGATGGGCGGAATGACCGCGCTGGCCTGTATGCTGTCGACGATTGCCGAAGGCTTGCTCGGTGGGCTGTTACACCGCTATCTGGCACGCCGCAACCGTATCGATTTGCTGTTTCAGCCCCTCGTCGTCGGTCTGACCGCGCTGGTTGCGGAGATACTACAAATGGCGATTATCCTGCTGGTCGCCCGTCCGTTTGATAATGCGGTTGAACTGGTTCGAGATATCGCCTTACCGATGATGATCACCAACACCATCGGTGCTGCCATGTTCATGCGCATCCTGCTCGACAGACGCGCCATTTTTGAAAAATACACCTCCGCGTTTTCCGCCAAGGCGCTGCAAATCGCCGCCCGCGCCGAAGGGGCGCTGCGTCAGGGATTTAACCCGCAAAACAGTATGCGCGTTGCCCGTATTTTATATGAAGAGTTAGGTGTGGGTGCCGTAGCCATTACCGATCGTGACAAGCTGCTGGCCTTCATCGGACTGGGCGACGACCACCACAACGTCGGCGCGCCTATCACGTCATCACACACCCGTCGGGCGATAGATAACAATCAGGTGGTGTACGCCGACGGCAACGAGGTGTCTTATACCTGTTCGGTTTCATCACACTGCAAACTCGGTTCCACGCTGGTGATCCCGCTGCGGGGCGAAGATCAGCGCGTTGTCGGCACGATCAAGCTTTATGAGCCCAAGAATAAGCTATTTTCCAGCATTAACCGCACGCTAGGGGAAGGGATCGCCCACCTGCTTTCCGCACAGATTCTGACGGGCCGTTTTGAACAGCAGAAACAGCTGCTGGCCCAGTCGGAAATCAAGCTGCTACACGCGCAGGTCAACCCGCATTTTCTGTTTAACGCACTGAATACGCTGTCCGCGGTGATACGACGCGATCCTGCTCACGCTCGCCAGCTGGTGCTGTCCCTATCGACGTTTTTCCGTAAAAACCTCAAGCGCAGCAACGATGAAGTGTCGCTTAATGACGAGCTGGAGCACGTTAACGCCTACCTCGAAATCGAAAAGGCGCGCTTTGCCGATCACCTGACCGTAGACATTTCGCTGCCGGAAGCGCTGCGTGAGGCGCGATTACCCGCGTTTTCCCTGCAACCGATTGTCGAAAATGCGATTAAGCACGGTATCTCGCAGATGATTGAAAACGGGCACATCCACATCAGCGGACACCTGCACGCCAACACGCTGGAACTGTCCGTAGAAGATAACGCTGGCACCTATCAGCCCCGCAGCGGCGGCGATGGGCTAGGTATGAATCTGGTCGACCGCCGCATCAAAGCACGCTACGGCAACCGCTATGGCATCACGGTAGTCAGCGAAGCGGATAAATTCACCCGCGTAGAAGTTCGCGTCCCACTGATCTCACCCCGTCAGGCATTGGAACAGTTGGATAGCGTGGCGTAA